The following proteins come from a genomic window of Melospiza melodia melodia isolate bMelMel2 unplaced genomic scaffold, bMelMel2.pri scaffold_28, whole genome shotgun sequence:
- the LOC134433937 gene encoding olfactory receptor 14A16-like: MSNSSSISHFLLLALADTRQLQLLHFCLLLGISLAALLGNGLIISTVACGHHLHTPMFFFLLSLTLSDLGSICTTVPKAMHNSLWDTRNISYSGCAAQLFFSLFFISAEYFLLIIMCYDRYVSICKPLHYGTLLGSRACAHMAAAAWASAFLFSLIHTANTFSLPLCHGNALGQFFCEIPQILKLSCSKSYLRELGLIAISACLNFNCFLFIVFSYVHIFRAVLRIPSEQGRHKAFSTCLPHLAVVSLFLSTGIFSYLKPHSIFSPFLDLAVSVLYSVVPPALNPLIYSLRNQELKAAVWRLVTGRYQKH, from the coding sequence atgtccaacagcagttccatcagccacttcctcctgctggcactggcagacacgcggcagctgcagctcctgcacttctgcctcttgctgggcatctccctggctgccctcctgggcaacggcctcatcatcagcaccgtagcctgcggccaccacctgcacacgcccatgttcttcttcctgctcagcctgaccctcagcgacctgggctccatctgcaccactgttcccaaagccatgcacaattccctctgggacaccaggaacatctcctactcaggatgtgctgctcagctctttttctctctgttcttcatctcagcagagtattttctcctgatcatcatgtgctacgaccgctacgtgtccatctgcaaacccctgcactacgggaccctcttgggcagcagagcttgtgcccacatggcagcagctgcctgggccagtgcctttctcttttcactgattcacacggccaatacattttccctgcccctgtgccatggcaatgccctgggccagttcttctgtgaaatcccacagatcctcaagctctcctgctccaaatcctacctcagggaactagGCCTAATTGCTATTAGTGCGTGTTTAAATTTTAATtgttttctgttcattgttttctcctatgtgcacatcttcagggctgtgctgaggataccctctgagcagggacggcacaaagccttttctacctgcctccctcacctggctgtggtctctctgttcctcagcactggaatATTTTCCTATCTTAAGCcccactccatcttctccccattcctggatctggcagtatcagttctgtactcagtggtgcctccagccctgaaccccctcatctacagtctgaggaaccaggagctcaaggctgcagtgtggagattggtgactggacggtatcagaaacattaa